The genomic segment GGACGCCGACGAGAAGCGCGGAACCGGGGCCTGCACCGTCATCGCCCCGAGCTGTTCGTCGTCGATCGAGATGAACACCTCACGATGGGCCAGCTGCTCGTCGGCGACCAGATCGCGGATGTCGTAGACCGGGGCCGCGGCGACCTCGTGAGCTTCGAAAGTCTGCATCGCTTCCGAAAGAGTCTTGGTGGCAACCCAATTCGCGACCACCGTGTCGACCTCGCGGGCCCGGGCCAGCCGCCGCTGCGGGTCGGAGAAGTCGGGATCGGACAGCAGGTCGTCTCGCCCGATCGCACGAAACACCCGTAACGCCAGGGCCGGTGAACTCCCGGACATGGCCAGCCAACGCCCGTCGGCGGTTTGGTAGGTGTTGCGCGGGGCCGAGATATCCCAGCGGTTGCCGGCACGTTCGGGCACCAGGCCCAATTGGTCGTAACCGAGCAGCGTCTGCTCCAGCAGGCGCGCCAGCGGGTCGATCAGGTTGACATCGATCAGCTGCCCCAGCGCACCATGCACGTCGCGGTGATACAACGCCATCATGACCGCGTAGGTGGCGTTCAACGAGGCGACGCCGTCGGCCAACATGAACGGCGGCAGCGTGGGCGGTCCGCCAGCCTGTCCGGTGATGTGCGCGAATCCGCTCATCGCCTCGCCGAGCGTGCCGAAACCCGGGCGCTCACTCTTCGGTCCGGTCAACCCGTACCCGGTGATGTGCAGCATCACGATCCGGTCGTTGACCACGCGCAGGTTCTCGTAGTCCAGGCCCCACTTACGCAACGTCTGCGGCCGGGTGTTGAAGATGGCGACGTCGGCATGCTCGACCAGCCGGCGCACCATCGCCTGACCCTCGGCACACCGCAGATCCAGGGTGATCGCTCGCTTGTTGCGCGATAAGGACTTCCACATCAGCCCGACGTCCTCGCGCTGATTGCCCCATCCGCGGATCGGATCGCCATGCCGCGGGTCTTCGACCTTGATCACATCGGCGCCGAATTCGCCCAGGTATGTCGCAACCAGCGGGGCGGCCGCCAACGTCGCGAGATCGAGCACTCGCACACCCTCAAGCATTCGCACCGGCGCCCACCCTGCTATTCGAAGGCCGTTGCAGCCCCAGGTGTCCGCGCAGTGTCGAGGACTCGTATTCGGTCCGGAACAGACCGCGTCGCTGCAGCTCCGGAACTACCATCCGCACAACGTCTTCGAATGCGCCGGGCAGATGCGTTGCGGCCAGGACGAAGCCGTCGCACGCCCCGCTTTCGAACCAGTCCGCCATCTGATCGGCGACCTGCTCGCCGGTGCCGACGAAGCGCGGTCCCTGCAGCAGCGTCGCACGATGACCGGCCAGATCGCGGACGGTCACCGGGCGCCCGCCGCCCTCAGAAGAAATGTGGGAGCGCAGGTTCTGAACCAGTCCGCGAATTCCGGAGGACGACGCGATCAACTCGTCGGTGACGGGATCGTCCAGATTGTGTTGCGCGAAGTCATAATTCATCAACTCCGACAACAGTGTCAGCGATGCCATGGGATGCACCAGTTCGTCGAGGAACAGAGCTTCGCGCTCCGTGGCGTGGGCCTCGGACTCGCCCACCACAGCGTAGGCCATCGGGCAGATCCGTACCGCGGCAGGATTGCGCCCGGCGTCGGCGATGCGCGCTTTCTGGTCGGTGTAGTGGCTGCGTGCGACCTCGATGCCCGGGTCTCCGGTGAAGATCAATTCCGCCCAGCGCGAGGCGAATTCGCGTCCGCGCCCCGATGAGCCGGCCTGGATGATGACCGGTCTCCCCTGCGGGGTGCGCGGCACGGTCAGCGGCCCACGCGACGAGAAGTACTGCCCGACATGCCCAAGCTCGTGCACCTTGCCCGGATCGCCGAAGCGCCCGGACGCCCGGTCGTGCAGAATCGCATCGTCCTCCCAGGTATCCCAGAGCCCGGCCACCACGTCCATGAACTCGTCGGCTCGGTCGTAGCGTTCGTCGTGGCCGAGGTGGGCATCGACGCCGAAGTTCTGCGCCTCGCTGTCGTTGACGGAGGTGACCACGTTCCAGGCGGCCCGGCCGCCGGACAGGTGGTCCAGCGTGGCGAAGGTTCGCGCGACGTGGAACGGCTGGTAGTAGGTCGTCGAGTAGGTCGCGCCCAGCCCGATGCGCGACGTGGCCTGCGCCAGCACGCCGAGCACGATGCTGAGATCCAGCTTGACCGGACGGGCACCGTAAGACACCGCCTCGGCCACCGATCCCCCGAACACCCCCGGCATCGCCAGGCGATCGTCGAAGAACATCAGATCGAAGCAGCCTTCCTCGAGCTGGCGGGCGATCTTTGCGTAGTACGAAGCGTCGAGGTAACCGTGTTCGGTCGCCGGGTGTCGCCACGACCCGGCGTACACCGAGGTGCTGCCCGCCTGCATGAAGGCGACCAGGGTCATGTTGTCGTGTCGTCGATCAGTCATGCGCGAAACATAACATCTGATATTTCAGATATCAAATTTTGGATGTCTGATTTGATACCATTCCGGGATGGCTTCGATCTCGAAGGTCGACATCTCCGGCACCGTGCGCGAACGCGCCGCCCGCGAACTCAGGGACCGCATCCTCACCGGCGCTTTGTCCGCCGGCACGCGAGTCGACCTCGACGCCATCACCGAGGAGTTCGCGACCAGCCGGACCCCGGTCCGCGAGGCGTTGCTGGAACTCTCCTTCGAAGGCCTCGTTCAAATCGCGCCGCGCAGCGGCATCACCGTGATCGGCATCAGCCCCACCGACGTCATAGACAGCTTCACCATCCTCGGCGTTCTCACCGGACAGGCCGCCGCCTGGGCTGCCCAGCGCATCGAACCCGGCGAGCTCGAGATGCTGCGTGAGCTCGCCGCGGACGTGGTCGCGCGCTCCGGGGACGACAGCATCGGCGAAGCCAACTGGCACTTTCACCAGAAAATCCACCGCGCCGCGCACTCCCCGCGGCTGATGACCCAGATCAAACAAGCCGCGCGCGTCGTGCCGAGCAACTTCCTCACCCTGTTTCCCGACCACGAGAAACATTCGCTCGACGAGCACCGGGAGCTGCTCGACGCGCTTGGCGAAAAGGACGTCGAACGGTCCCGCACCATCGCCGAGCGCCATGTGCTGGACGCGGGGCGCTCGCTGGCGGACTGGCTCGAACAGCGGCGCACCGCCTGAGACGCACCCGGCCGTTACACGCCGCGAGCGCTTGCCGGCGCGGCGCCGAGATTTGAGTATTTTCGTGGGGTGCCTTCGACTTCTGGGCCTCCTGTCCCCGCACGAGTCCCAGCGCAGTACACGCTGTCTCCTGCCGCTCCGAGCCCGCGCACGCTGATCGACATCCTGTATGCGACCGCCGCGCGCTACCCGGACGCGCCGGCCATCGACGACGGCGCTGTCCAGCTGACCTACCACGAACTGATCGGCGACATCGAGGCCAGCGTGCAATGGCTGGCCGCCCGCGGTATCGGGCGCGGCGACCGAATCGGGATCCGGATGCCGTCGGGCAGCTACGCCCTGTACGTCGCGATCCTGGCAACGCTGGCCACCGGCGCGGCATACGTGCCCGTCGACGCCGACGATCCCGACGAACGCGCCGAGTTGGTGTTCGGTGAGGCCGGCGTCGTGGGCGTCATCACCGAGGCGGGCCTGCTCCGGGGCGTCGGCCTGTCGCGGGGCTGGCGGGCCACGGCGCCGCTGGCCCGCGACGACGCCTGGATCATCTTCACGTCCGGATCGACCGGCACGCCGAAGGGTGTCGCGGTGACGCACCGCAGCGCCGCCGCGTTCGTCGACGCCGAGGCGCAGATGTTCTTGCAGGACAACCCGATTGGGCCCGGTGATCGGGTACTGGCCGGGCTGTCGGTGGCGTTCGACGCGTCGTGCGAGGAAATGTGGCTGGCCTGGCGCCACGGTGCCTGCCTGGTTCCCGCGCCACGCTCGCTGGTGCGCAGCGGGATGGACCTGGGTCCGTGGCTGGTCACCCGCGACGTGACCGTGGTCTCGACGGTGCCGGCGCTGGCGGCGCTGTGGCCCAGCGAGGCGCTGGAAGCGGTGCGGCTGTTGATCTTTGGCGGTGAGGCCTGCCCGCCGGAGCTGGTCGAGCGACTCGCAGTCGACGGCCGCGAAGTTTGGAACACGTATGGGCCGACTGAGGCAACGGTGGTGGCGTGCGCGGCGAAACTCGGTGGCCCCGGGCCGATCAGCATCGGGCTGCCGCTGCCCGGCTGGGACCTGGCGGTCGTCGACGCCGACTGCCTGCCGGTCGCCTACGGCGACGTCGGCGAGCTAGTCATCGGTGGGGTCGGCCTGGCCCGCTATCTGGACAAGGCCAAGGACGCCGAAAAGTACGCCGCGATGCCGTCGCTGGGCTGGGCGCGCGCCTACCGCAGCGGTGACCTGGTTCGGCTGGAACGCGACGGGTTGTATTTCTGTGGCCGCAGCGACGACCAGGTCAAGGTCGGGGGCCGGCGTATCGAGCTGGGAGAGGTCGACTCGGCATTGGTGCACCTGCCCGGAGTCAGCGGCGCAGCGGCCGCAGTACGCCACACCGCCACCGGCACACCGGTTTTGGTCGGCTATCTCGTCAGCGCGGATCCGGAGTTCGACCTGGGCGAGGCGCGCGCCCGGCTTGCCGCACAGCTGCCTGCCTCGCTGATACCGCGGCTGGTCCGGGTGGCGGAGCTGCCCACCCGCACGTCGGGCAAGGTCGACCGCGACGCGCTGCCGTGGCCACCGCCGGGCGGTGAGTCGGACGAAGCGATCGATCTGGGCGGCACGACAGGCTGGCTGGCCGGGTTGTGGCGCGACTTGCTGGGTGCGGCGGTCGACACCGCCGAAGCGGACTTCTTCGCACTCGGCGGCGGCTCACTGGCTGCCGCGCAACTCGTCGCCGTGCTGCGCGAGCAGTATCGACAGGTGACCGTTGCCGATCTGTACGACCACCCCCGGCTGGGCTCGCTCGCCGGGTTCCTCGACGAACTCGAGGCGCCGCCGGAGGTCGCCGTGCGCGCGGTCTCCCCGACGCCGTGGCTGGCGCGGCTCACGCAAACCGTGCTCGCTGTTCCGCTGGCGACGCTGGCGGCGCTGCCGTGGTTGACGTGGCTGGCGTTGGGCAACAACATCGCTCGCGCCCTGCACGTGGTGCCGTGGACGGTGGCGGTGAATTGGTGGCTGATCGCGGGGGCGTTCGTGCTGTTCGTTACCCCGTTGGGCCGCATGGGCATTGCGGTGCTGTGTGCACGGGCCTTGCTGTCGAAGGTGCGGCCGGGTACCTATCGCCGCGGCGGGTCGGTGCATCTGCGGATCTGGTTCACCGAACGGCTCGCCGAGGCCAGCGGCGCGCACAACCTGTCCGGGGCGCCGTGGCTGGTGTACTACGCACGCGCCCTCGGGGCCGACATCGGCAAGGATGTCGACCTGCACTCACTGCCGCCGGTCACCGGGTTGCTCACCCTTGGTCACCGCAGCGCGGTCGAACCCGAAGTCGACCTGTGCGGTCACTGGATCGACGGGGACGCATTCCACGTCGGCGAGATCACGATCGGTGACGACGCGACGGTCGGCGCCCGCAGTACGTTGCTGCCCGGTGCGGTCGTCGGGAAGAACGCCGACGTGGCACCGGGCGCGGGCGTGCTGGACAAGATCAAGAACGGCCAGTATTGGAAGGGCTCCCCGGCGGTGAAATCCGGC from the Mycobacterium lentiflavum genome contains:
- a CDS encoding CaiB/BaiF CoA transferase family protein; the protein is MLEGVRVLDLATLAAAPLVATYLGEFGADVIKVEDPRHGDPIRGWGNQREDVGLMWKSLSRNKRAITLDLRCAEGQAMVRRLVEHADVAIFNTRPQTLRKWGLDYENLRVVNDRIVMLHITGYGLTGPKSERPGFGTLGEAMSGFAHITGQAGGPPTLPPFMLADGVASLNATYAVMMALYHRDVHGALGQLIDVNLIDPLARLLEQTLLGYDQLGLVPERAGNRWDISAPRNTYQTADGRWLAMSGSSPALALRVFRAIGRDDLLSDPDFSDPQRRLARAREVDTVVANWVATKTLSEAMQTFEAHEVAAAPVYDIRDLVADEQLAHREVFISIDDEQLGAMTVQAPVPRFSSASATVGHLGPSLGEHNNEVYGELLGLTPNEIDELRTRGVL
- a CDS encoding LLM class flavin-dependent oxidoreductase gives rise to the protein MTDRRHDNMTLVAFMQAGSTSVYAGSWRHPATEHGYLDASYYAKIARQLEEGCFDLMFFDDRLAMPGVFGGSVAEAVSYGARPVKLDLSIVLGVLAQATSRIGLGATYSTTYYQPFHVARTFATLDHLSGGRAAWNVVTSVNDSEAQNFGVDAHLGHDERYDRADEFMDVVAGLWDTWEDDAILHDRASGRFGDPGKVHELGHVGQYFSSRGPLTVPRTPQGRPVIIQAGSSGRGREFASRWAELIFTGDPGIEVARSHYTDQKARIADAGRNPAAVRICPMAYAVVGESEAHATEREALFLDELVHPMASLTLLSELMNYDFAQHNLDDPVTDELIASSSGIRGLVQNLRSHISSEGGGRPVTVRDLAGHRATLLQGPRFVGTGEQVADQMADWFESGACDGFVLAATHLPGAFEDVVRMVVPELQRRGLFRTEYESSTLRGHLGLQRPSNSRVGAGANA
- a CDS encoding GntR family transcriptional regulator, with the translated sequence MASISKVDISGTVRERAARELRDRILTGALSAGTRVDLDAITEEFATSRTPVREALLELSFEGLVQIAPRSGITVIGISPTDVIDSFTILGVLTGQAAAWAAQRIEPGELEMLRELAADVVARSGDDSIGEANWHFHQKIHRAAHSPRLMTQIKQAARVVPSNFLTLFPDHEKHSLDEHRELLDALGEKDVERSRTIAERHVLDAGRSLADWLEQRRTA
- a CDS encoding Pls/PosA family non-ribosomal peptide synthetase, whose protein sequence is MPSTSGPPVPARVPAQYTLSPAAPSPRTLIDILYATAARYPDAPAIDDGAVQLTYHELIGDIEASVQWLAARGIGRGDRIGIRMPSGSYALYVAILATLATGAAYVPVDADDPDERAELVFGEAGVVGVITEAGLLRGVGLSRGWRATAPLARDDAWIIFTSGSTGTPKGVAVTHRSAAAFVDAEAQMFLQDNPIGPGDRVLAGLSVAFDASCEEMWLAWRHGACLVPAPRSLVRSGMDLGPWLVTRDVTVVSTVPALAALWPSEALEAVRLLIFGGEACPPELVERLAVDGREVWNTYGPTEATVVACAAKLGGPGPISIGLPLPGWDLAVVDADCLPVAYGDVGELVIGGVGLARYLDKAKDAEKYAAMPSLGWARAYRSGDLVRLERDGLYFCGRSDDQVKVGGRRIELGEVDSALVHLPGVSGAAAAVRHTATGTPVLVGYLVSADPEFDLGEARARLAAQLPASLIPRLVRVAELPTRTSGKVDRDALPWPPPGGESDEAIDLGGTTGWLAGLWRDLLGAAVDTAEADFFALGGGSLAAAQLVAVLREQYRQVTVADLYDHPRLGSLAGFLDELEAPPEVAVRAVSPTPWLARLTQTVLAVPLATLAALPWLTWLALGNNIARALHVVPWTVAVNWWLIAGAFVLFVTPLGRMGIAVLCARALLSKVRPGTYRRGGSVHLRIWFTERLAEASGAHNLSGAPWLVYYARALGADIGKDVDLHSLPPVTGLLTLGHRSAVEPEVDLCGHWIDGDAFHVGEITIGDDATVGARSTLLPGAVVGKNADVAPGAGVLDKIKNGQYWKGSPAVKSGRVNHPWPDERPSPRTHWVAMYGLTSILLGSLPLVAVASGLAVIGLAVRPTDRLSQAVVPALLWTPVATLTAVAVYALLTVLGVRVLSLGLREGYHPVRSRAGWQLWATERLMDAARNYLFPLYASLLTPLWLRLLGAKVGQGTEISTVLLTPKFTVIEDGAFLADDTMVASYELGGGWIYAATTTVGRRAFLGNSGITQPGRRVPDDGLVAVLSAAPPKAKRGSSWLGSPPMRLRRRPAEADATTTYHPPPRLKAMRALVETFRLLPVVVSVAIGLAVLGGLQALTRLFGIWWAALGSGLVLLAAGAIAGGITIVAKWLLVGRIKPSEYPLWSSFVWRNEVADTFVETVAAPWFARAASGTPVLTLWLRALGARIGRGVWCESYWLPEADLVTLGDGATVNRGCVVQTHLFHDRIMRMDRVVLEPGATLGPHCVALPAARLGAGATVGPASLVVRGDEVPGSTRWQGNPIRPWNPGRKKARKAAGGSGAQDTAA